A window of Veillonellaceae bacterium genomic DNA:
AAGACGGTGTATATCCATATGTCTCGGCGCAAGCCTTTCGGTACTGGTTGCGCGAGACAGTAAAGAAAGAGGCAACTTGGACCGCAACGCCGATATTCCGTGAAGGCAAAATTGCGTATACTGACGCAAATCCAATAAAATATGCTGAAGATGATCTTTTTGGCTATATGCGTGCTCCATCCAAGAAAAGTGATGCTGCTAAAAAAAGAACTGAAACTGGTCTTTTAGACACTGCAACAAGTCTTGAAGATGGCGTAACGTTAACCCGTCATTCGCCATTCAAGGTTAGCACGTTAATATCTATTGCACCACTAAAAGAACTTACGCGGGATTTTGGGGTAATGGCTCGCCATGAAGGTGACCCAGTGCCGTATGAACATCAATTGTATAGAACAACACTACAGGGATTATTTTCACTTGATTTAGCGATGACCGGAAGGTTTTATCACATTCAGCGTACAGGTTTTAAGCACCTCGATGCTGTCCGGATTCAACTGGCGGAAGAAATGGGACTAGCACAATGTGACGATGGCAAGGCTTACGAGTTACCGCTCGGTCAAAGGCTTAGCCGGATAGCAACTTTGCTTAAAGGTATTGCTACAATTAACGGTGGAGCAAAACAAGCTATCCACTATACCGATGTAAGCCCGAAGTTCTGCATTCTGGCTGTGGCGAAAGGCGGAAATCATTTGTTCTCTACTTCTGTCACTGCGGATAGTAAAGGTAAACCAGAAATAAAGCTTGAAGCTGTAAAAGAAATAGCTCGAGTCTATAAGGACGAGCTATTAAGTGGAATTTACGTAGGCCTAAGTCAAGGATATCTCGATGGTCAACGTAAGGAGTTGGAAGAAGCATTAAGATTAATAAGTAGCCAAGAAGAATACGGTAAAAGAATAACGTTTATAGGGCATCCGATAGAGGCAATTAACGCTTTCCTAGATGAGATGGGTAAGGAAAGAGAGCTATGGCTAAGTTAGAAAAAGTCCTGCGGATACGCAGCAGCGCGGTAACCGCATCTTTTCGGTATCCTCATGTTATGGTTGGGAAATTGCCTACTTTTGAGATGCCGCCTCCTGCGACAATTTACGGACATTTGTGCGGGGTGCTAGGCGAATGGTTCGACCCAGATGGAATGGAATTTGCCTATACATTTACTCATCAGGGTATTGGTGAAGATATAGAATTAGGTCAAATGATTGAATTTGGTACAGGTAAAGATAATAAACAGTTAGGCGGATTGCCGCAAAATATGATTGGTAGCCTGAATCCGCAACGCCGGCAGTTTCTGTTAAAACCAGAAATGACATTATATCTTAAGGGCTCAGATAACTTGCTGGCTAGATTTGAGAGAGCCTTCCGGTCACCGGCGTTTGCCTATATTATTGGGCGTAGTCAAGACGCTGCAACTATTAAATCGGTAGAATGGGTAGAACTAGTGCCGTCAGATAAAGCCTTTTTTTCCAATACACTGCTTCCATGGTCGCTTAGACAATGGGTGTTTCCAGGAAGGCCAGTATACATGCCAAAAGCTATTAATTATCAAAAATTAAGGGAGCCGGTATTTGAGCGTTATTTAGAAATCAATGACAGAGCGCTTCGCATATTTGGACAGGGTGTTGAAGAAGATCTAATCAACCGTGAACCATTTACCACGATGATGGTAGATTTGGAAGATACAAAAACCTTTTTGGGCCAGAACCTTCCGAGGGGGGTATGGTTTCATGCTGTCGAAGGTATGGGCTAAATCAGCGGGTGTTCCTGGTGAACAGGGTCAGACCTTAGTTGAACATACTTGCGAAGTCGTTAAGCAAATGGGTAATTTTATTAAGCTATATGAAAAAGAAATATCTGCAGTTCAAGAAATAAATTTGGCACGTGTTTTACTATATTCAGCAATTTTACATGATGTTGGTAAGTGTCATCCTAAGTTTCAAGAGCAACTGCGTGGCCAAGGGGTATTTGGCCTTCGGCATGAGATTTTAAGCCTGGGATTTCTACAGTTCTTTGATATACCTGTAAAGGAACGAGGTTTTTTGGCTGCTGCTGTAGCTCTCCATCACAAGGATTGGAGAATGATTGTCGAAGGTAAAGGAAGCATGCCGGCCTACTTTGCTCTCGGTTTATTACCGCAAGAAATCGAACCGCTTAACGAACTAACTGCAGAAATAACAGGCGAATTAATTGCAACAATAAAAACTTATTTAGAAACCGCGCCGCTAATAATCCAGGATCAGACAGGTTTGAAGGTCGAAGGCTATAAGTTTAGAGGACAGATAGAAAGAAAACTCAATGAAGAAATATATTTAAACCTAAAACAGATAAACCAGTTAATAGCAGATTTCGTTCGGCGTGAAGGCCGTCGGCAGGTAGTTGACGAGAGGGCTGTCTATGTCGGCGTTCTAGCCCGTGGACTACTTATGTCATCTGACCAT
This region includes:
- the cas7i gene encoding type I-B CRISPR-associated protein Cas7/Cst2/DevR; this encodes MAFLSGLLLIDCPASALNNAGKDEDANTDNATGVKAVKAKDGVYPYVSAQAFRYWLRETVKKEATWTATPIFREGKIAYTDANPIKYAEDDLFGYMRAPSKKSDAAKKRTETGLLDTATSLEDGVTLTRHSPFKVSTLISIAPLKELTRDFGVMARHEGDPVPYEHQLYRTTLQGLFSLDLAMTGRFYHIQRTGFKHLDAVRIQLAEEMGLAQCDDGKAYELPLGQRLSRIATLLKGIATINGGAKQAIHYTDVSPKFCILAVAKGGNHLFSTSVTADSKGKPEIKLEAVKEIARVYKDELLSGIYVGLSQGYLDGQRKELEEALRLISSQEEYGKRITFIGHPIEAINAFLDEMGKERELWLS
- the cas5 gene encoding CRISPR-associated protein Cas5, with product MAKLEKVLRIRSSAVTASFRYPHVMVGKLPTFEMPPPATIYGHLCGVLGEWFDPDGMEFAYTFTHQGIGEDIELGQMIEFGTGKDNKQLGGLPQNMIGSLNPQRRQFLLKPEMTLYLKGSDNLLARFERAFRSPAFAYIIGRSQDAATIKSVEWVELVPSDKAFFSNTLLPWSLRQWVFPGRPVYMPKAINYQKLREPVFERYLEINDRALRIFGQGVEEDLINREPFTTMMVDLEDTKTFLGQNLPRGVWFHAVEGMG